The nucleotide sequence CGCCGCGCGCCGTGGCCGCGCGGATGCCCGGGCAGCTCACGAGCGGAAAGCCCATGCTGGTCTCGCCGCGGAAGAAGCCCGGCGAGAAGGATTCGGCGATCACCGCCGCGATGCCCAGGTGCCGCATGGCGCGCATGGCCGGATAGTGCGGATGGCCGTAGCCGAAGTTGTGGCCGCCGATCAGCAGATCGCCCTTCTGTACGCCGGCCGCGAAGTCGGGCAGGTAGTCGGCCATGGCCAGCGCGGCCAGTTCCTTCACGTCGGTGATCTTGATGTTGCGCACGCCGACGATCAGGTCGATGTCGTAGTCGTCTTCCTCGAAGACCCAGGCCGCGCGGCCGCGCAGGTTCACGAGGCTCATGCCGCGACTCCTTCGCGCGCCGCCGCCAG is from Variovorax paradoxus and encodes:
- a CDS encoding 3-isopropylmalate dehydratase yields the protein MSLVNLRGRAAWVFEEDDYDIDLIVGVRNIKITDVKELAALAMADYLPDFAAGVQKGDLLIGGHNFGYGHPHYPAMRAMRHLGIAAVIAESFSPGFFRGETSMGFPLVSCPGIRAATARGDALTVDWDTNEVRNLRSGQTLMLQPFSESERGMLDAGGLIPYLKRRVVPAS